From the Streptomyces sp. SN-593 genome, the window GACCGAGCCGAACTGCTGTCCGCGATCACCGACGTCGACGCGATCCTGATCCGCAGCGCCACCAAGGTCGACGCCGAGGCGGTCGCCGCCGCGGGCAAACTGCGGGTCGTCGCCCGCGCGGGCGTCGGCCTGGACAACGTCGACGTGTCCGCCGCCACCAAGGCCGGCGTGATGGTCGTGAACGCCCCGACCTCCAACATCGTCACCGCGGCCGAACTCGCCTGCGGCCTGATCATCGCCACCGCCCGGAACATCGCGCCCGCCAACGCGGCGCTGAAGGCCGGCGAGTGGAAGCGCAACAAGTACACCGGCGTGGAGCTGAGCGAGAAGACCCTCGGCGTGGTGGGCCTGGGCCGGATCGGTGTCCTGGTCACGCAGCGGATGTCCGCCTTCGGGATGAACGTCGTCGCGTACGACCCCTACGTGCAGCCCGCCCGCGCCGCCCAGATGGGGGTCCGGCTGCTGTCCCTGGACGAGCTGCTGGAGGTCTCCGACTTCATCACCGTCCACCTGCCGAAGACCCCCGAGACGCTGGGCCTGATCGGCGACGAGGCGCTGCACAAGGTCAAGCCGTCGGTGCGGATCGTCAACGCCGCGCGCGGCGGGATCGTGGACGAGGAGGCGCTGGCCGCTGCCCTCAAGGAGGGCCGGGTGGCCGGCGCGGGCCTGGACGTGTACGCGAAGGAGCCGTGCACCGACTCCCCGCTCTTCCAGTTCGACAACGTGGTGGCCACCCCGCACCTGGGCGCGTCCACCGACGAGGCGCAGGAGAAGGCCGGCATCGCGGTCGCCAAGTCGGTACGGCTCGCGCTCGCCGGCGAGCTGGTGCCGGACGCGGTCAACGTGCAGGGCGGCGTCATCGCCGAGGACGTCAAGCCCGGGCTGCCGCTCGCCGAGAAGCTGGGCCGGATCTTCACCGCGCTGGCCGGCGAGGTCGCCGCCCGCCTCGACGTCGAGGTCTGCGGCGAGATCACCCAGCACGACGTGAAGGTGCTCGAACTCAGCGCGCTCAAGGGCGTGTTCGAGGACGTGGTGGCCGAGACGGTGTCGTACGTCAACGCGCCGCTGTTCGCGCAGGAGCGCGGGGTGGAGGTCCGCCTCACCACCAGCTCCGAGTCGCCCAACCACCGCAACCTCGTCACCGTGCGCGGCACCCTCGCCGACGGCACCGAGGTGTCGGTGTCCGGCACGCTGGCCGGCCCGAAGAACCTCCAGAAGATCGTGGCGGTGGGCGACGAGGACGTCGATCTCGCGCTCGCCGACCACATGGCGTTCCTGCGGTACACCGACCGTCCGGGCGTGGTCGGCACCATCGGCCGCATCCTCGGGGAGGTCGGCGTCAACATCGCCGGCATGCAGGTCGCCCGCGCGGCGGCCGGCGGTGACGCGCTGGTCGCGCTCACCGTGGACTCCACGATCCCGGCCGGCGTCCTCACCGACATCGCCGACGAGATCGGCGCCACCTCCGCCCGCGCCGTCAACCTGACGGACTGATTCCGGGCAGCGGTGGCGCGTAGGCTTGTCTCCAGGACGTGACCAGAAAACACCGGTACGACAATTAACCCTTTCGGGTGGTGGTGCCGGTGTTTTCTGGTGTTCATCCGATCAATGCCGACAAGATCCCGTCCATGGGAGGACAGATGACTGCCGAAAAACTCCCGGACTGGGTTTTCCCCCCTCCGGGTGGCTTCACCGCGGACGATCTCGACCGCATCCCCGATCTCCCGCCGCACACCGAGCTGATCGACGGGAGCCTCGTTTTCGTGAGTCCGCAGAAGAGTTTCCACACTCTGGCGATGTTTCTGCTGGAGAGCGCGCTGCGCGTCCATGCTCCCGACGGCCTTCGGGTGCGCCGGGAGATGACCGTCGTGCTGGACAGGGCCAACCGGCCGGAGCCGGACCTGACGGTCCTGAACGCACGAGCGGTGCCGGATGCCGGACACGGTGAGACGAGCTACCAGGCCGAGGACGTGGTCCTCGCGGTGGAGGTGGTCTCGCCGGAGTCGGCCGGCCGTGACCGCGAGCGAAAGCCGCTGCTCTACGCACGTGCGGGCATTCCGCATTTCTGGCTGGTGGAGCGGACGGGGAGCGGCCGGCCGGTGGTCCACACCTACGAACTGGACCGGCTCGGCCACGCGTACGCGCTCACCGGCATCCACCACGACCGCCTCAAGACCTCCGCCCCGTTCGACCTGGACATCGACCTGACCGAGATCGACCGCATGTAGGTCGTATACGACCGTGCCGCCGCCCGCCCCTCCCGGGCGGGCCGCTCTCACAGGCGGGCCGCTTTGAGGGCCATGTGGAGCAGGAGGCGGGACTCGCCGTCGGAGAGGTCGAGGCCGGTCAGCTGCTCGATGCGGGACAGCCGGTAGTAGAGCGTCTGGCGGTGGATGGCCAGGGCGGTGGCGGTACGACCGGCCTGGCCCGCGTGGTCGAGGAACACCTCGGCGGTGTGGGCGAGTTCGCGGTGCGCGTCGGAGAGCAGCGCGGCGATCGCCGGGTCCGGCGAGGCATCCGCGGGCAGCGCGGTGAGCAGCCGGTACGGGCCGATCCCCGACCACTTGGCGACCGGACCCAGCAGCGGCTGGGCGCTGGCCGCCCGGGCGGACGCGGTCGCCTCCCGCCATGCCGCGGGCAGCGCGGCCAGCGTGGTGCGGGCGTCGCTCACCCCGGCGACCGGCTCCTCCGCCCCGCCGGACCCGCCCGCCGCCGAGCCCGCAGCCGGCCCCGCCGCCGGCCGGGCCCCGGCCGGTTCGGCCGTCGCCGGCCCGGCCGTCCCGCTCCCGCCGCCGGCCCCGCTTCCCGCCGCCACCGCGGCCAGCACCCGGGTCGCCGCGGTCCGCGCGGGCGCGAGCACCTGCGGCGAGCGCAGCCGCACCAGCACCGCGACCGCCTCCCAGCGGCCCCACCCCGGCACCCGCGTGATCGCCGCGGCGCCCGGCACCGCCCGGGTCCCGGGCAGGTCGTCGAGGTGGCCGGCCCAGCCCTCCGGCTGCGGCCCGGCGAGCCGCTTGCCGCCCCGGTCCGGCGGCCACACGCACACCAGCGCGTGCGGCTCGTCCGCGTCCGCGCCGAGCGCCTTGCGCAGCGCCTCCTCCGCGGTGTCCCGGGCGGCCCGGGTCTCCCCGGTGAGCAGGGCCCGCAGCGCCTGGGCGGCCTCGGCCCCGGCCACGGACATCGCGGCCAGCCGGTCGCCGATCCGCGCCGCGACCGCCATCGCCGCGCCGAGCTGCGCGGGGGAGTGGTCGGCCTCGTCGAGCAGCCAGACGTATCCGTAGACCACCCCGCCGTGCCGGACCGGCAGGCAGAGCCGGCCGGTGAAGACGCCCGCCGAGGGGGCCGCGGGGATGCGGATCGGCCCGGTGGCGCGGGCGATGCCGAACCGCTCGAACCAGGCGCGGACCTCGGCGGTGGAGCGCCGGGTCAGGATCGACCTGGTCCGCACCGGGTCCACCGCCGCCTCGTCGTCGCTGTCGTGCACTCCGAACGCGATCAGCCGGAAGTCGCGGTCCTCCAGCGTCGCGGGCGCCCCGAGCAGCGCCGAGACCTCGTCCACCAGATCCTGGAAATCACCGTAGTCAGCGCCCACCCGTCCATTGTCCCCCACGGTCCTCATACATCTGTATGAGGGGTGGCACCCGGATGCGTGACAGGTGTCGATGGTCCGCGGGGCGGCGCGGTCCCTACATTCGCGGTGACGGCACGTGATCCGTGCCGCCGCCCCGGTGCGGCGGCCATCCCCGCCGCACCGCCCGACCCGTCCGCCGGCCCCATCCGCCGCGCCGCCCGACTTGTCCGCCAGGAGGCCCCAAGTGCTCGGTCCCGTGCTGCTCGCCGCCTCGCGCAGCGACCGGCTGCGCCGTGTCGTCGCAGCCGCTCCCGTCACCCGTCCGGTGGTGGACCGGTTCGTCGCGGGTGACGCGCTGCACCCCGCGATGGACACCGTCCGCGCGCTGACCGCGAGCGGTCTGGACGTCACCCTCGACCACCTCGGCGAGGACGTCACCGACCGCGCCACCGCCCGGCACACCCGCGACGCCTACCTGCGGCTGCTGGAGACGCTGGCCGCCGCGGGGCTCGGTGACCGCGCCGAGGTGTCGGTGAAGCTCTCCGCCTTCGGCCAGGCGCTGCCCGACGGCGGCCACGACGTCGCGCTGGAGAACGTCCGCTCTGTCGCCGAACTGGCCACCGCGAACGGCACCACCGTCACCCTCGACATGGAGGACCACACCACCGTCGACTCGACGCTGGCGGTCCTGCACGAGCTGCGCCGCGCGCACCCGCGCACCGGCGCCGTGCTCCAGTCGTACCTGTTCCGCACCGAGGCCGACGCCCGCGACCTGGCCACCGCCGGCTCGCGGGTCCGGCTGGTCAAGGGCGCCTACAACGAGCCCGCGCACGTCGCCTTCCAGGACCGCAGGTCCGTCGACCGCGCGTACGTGCGCGCGCTGCGGACCCTCTTCGCGGGCGACGGCTACCCGATGGTCGGCTCGCACGACCCGCGGATGATCGCCATCGCCCAGGAGCTCGCCGCCCGCGCCGGCCGCGCCCCCGGCAGCTACGAGTTCCAGATGCTCTACGGCATCCGCACCGCCGAGCAGCGACGGCTCGCGGAGGCCGGCGAACGTATGCGCATCTATGTCCCCTACGGCGCAGACTGGTACGGCTACTTCATGCGCCGCCTCGCCGAGCGCCCGGCGAACCTCGCCTTCTTCCTGCGTTCCTTCGCCCCCAGCCGCTGAACCGATCCCACAAGGAGACACGCTCCATGGACGCTGTGACCCAGGTCCCCGCGCCGGTCAACGAGCCGGTGCACACCTACGCGCCCGGCAGCCCGGAACGCGCTCGGCTCGAAGCGAAGCTCAAGGAACTGGCCGGCAACCCGATCGACCTCCCGCTGGTGATCGGCGGGCAGGAGCGGATGGGGCGCGGCGACCGCTTCGACGTGGTGCAGCCGCACAACCACGCGGCCCGGCTGGGCACCAGCGCCGCGGCCGACGGCCAGGACGCGAAGGACGCCGTGGACGCGGCGCTCGCCGCGGCACCCGCCTGGCGCGCCACCTCCTTCGACGACCGCGCCGCGATCTTCCTGCGCGCCGCCGAGCTGCTCGCCGGCCCCTGGCGGGAGACGCTCGCCGCCTCCACCATGCTCGGCCAGTCCAAGACGGTGCAGCAGGCCGAGATCGACAGCCCCTGCGAGCTGGTCGACTTCTGGCGGTTCAACGTGCACTACGCCCGGCAGATCCTCGCCGAGCAGCCGGTCGCCAACGCGCCCGGCGTGTGGAACCGGCTCGACCACCGCCCGCTGGAGGGCTTCGTCTACGCGATCACGCCATTCAACTTCACCGCGATCGCGGGCAACCTGCCCACCGCCCCCGCGCTGATGGGCAACGTGGTGGTGTGGAAGCCGTCGCCCACCCAGACCCACTCGGCGCTGCTGCTGATGCGGCTGCTGAAGGAGGCGGGGCTGCCCGACGGCGTGATCAACCTCGTCACCGGGCCGGGCGCCGCCGTCTCCGAGGT encodes:
- the serA gene encoding phosphoglycerate dehydrogenase; the encoded protein is MSQKPVVLIAEELSPATVDALGPDFEIRHCNGADRAELLSAITDVDAILIRSATKVDAEAVAAAGKLRVVARAGVGLDNVDVSAATKAGVMVVNAPTSNIVTAAELACGLIIATARNIAPANAALKAGEWKRNKYTGVELSEKTLGVVGLGRIGVLVTQRMSAFGMNVVAYDPYVQPARAAQMGVRLLSLDELLEVSDFITVHLPKTPETLGLIGDEALHKVKPSVRIVNAARGGIVDEEALAAALKEGRVAGAGLDVYAKEPCTDSPLFQFDNVVATPHLGASTDEAQEKAGIAVAKSVRLALAGELVPDAVNVQGGVIAEDVKPGLPLAEKLGRIFTALAGEVAARLDVEVCGEITQHDVKVLELSALKGVFEDVVAETVSYVNAPLFAQERGVEVRLTTSSESPNHRNLVTVRGTLADGTEVSVSGTLAGPKNLQKIVAVGDEDVDLALADHMAFLRYTDRPGVVGTIGRILGEVGVNIAGMQVARAAAGGDALVALTVDSTIPAGVLTDIADEIGATSARAVNLTD
- a CDS encoding Uma2 family endonuclease, yielding MTAEKLPDWVFPPPGGFTADDLDRIPDLPPHTELIDGSLVFVSPQKSFHTLAMFLLESALRVHAPDGLRVRREMTVVLDRANRPEPDLTVLNARAVPDAGHGETSYQAEDVVLAVEVVSPESAGRDRERKPLLYARAGIPHFWLVERTGSGRPVVHTYELDRLGHAYALTGIHHDRLKTSAPFDLDIDLTEIDRM
- a CDS encoding PucR family transcriptional regulator; its protein translation is MRTVGDNGRVGADYGDFQDLVDEVSALLGAPATLEDRDFRLIAFGVHDSDDEAAVDPVRTRSILTRRSTAEVRAWFERFGIARATGPIRIPAAPSAGVFTGRLCLPVRHGGVVYGYVWLLDEADHSPAQLGAAMAVAARIGDRLAAMSVAGAEAAQALRALLTGETRAARDTAEEALRKALGADADEPHALVCVWPPDRGGKRLAGPQPEGWAGHLDDLPGTRAVPGAAAITRVPGWGRWEAVAVLVRLRSPQVLAPARTAATRVLAAVAAGSGAGGGSGTAGPATAEPAGARPAAGPAAGSAAGGSGGAEEPVAGVSDARTTLAALPAAWREATASARAASAQPLLGPVAKWSGIGPYRLLTALPADASPDPAIAALLSDAHRELAHTAEVFLDHAGQAGRTATALAIHRQTLYYRLSRIEQLTGLDLSDGESRLLLHMALKAARL
- a CDS encoding proline dehydrogenase family protein, coding for MLGPVLLAASRSDRLRRVVAAAPVTRPVVDRFVAGDALHPAMDTVRALTASGLDVTLDHLGEDVTDRATARHTRDAYLRLLETLAAAGLGDRAEVSVKLSAFGQALPDGGHDVALENVRSVAELATANGTTVTLDMEDHTTVDSTLAVLHELRRAHPRTGAVLQSYLFRTEADARDLATAGSRVRLVKGAYNEPAHVAFQDRRSVDRAYVRALRTLFAGDGYPMVGSHDPRMIAIAQELAARAGRAPGSYEFQMLYGIRTAEQRRLAEAGERMRIYVPYGADWYGYFMRRLAERPANLAFFLRSFAPSR